The Setaria italica strain Yugu1 chromosome IX, Setaria_italica_v2.0, whole genome shotgun sequence genome has a window encoding:
- the LOC101782531 gene encoding probable sodium/metabolite cotransporter BASS1, chloroplastic, protein MPLLRPAPPAPAAAVTVPRRRLLTSHSRLKAPSTRPPLASLRLRPAAPLRGIPSRTWYRAAAANADAAPSQGPGDDTGARSALVLLGEALSLGFPVWVASACAIALWRPPAFLWVGPTAQMLGISFTMLGMGMTLTLDDLKTALLMPRELAAGFILQYTVMPLSGFFVSKLLKLPAHYAAGLILVSCCPGGTASNIVTYLARANVALSVLMTAASTFAAAFMTPLLTSKLAGQYVAVDPMGLFVSTSQVVLAPVLLGALLNQYCNGLVQLVSPLMPFVAVATVAVLCGNAIAQNASAILSSGVQVVLSVGCLHGSGFFFGYVLSRILGIDTASARTISIEVGMQNSVLGVVLATKHFGNPLTAVPCAVSSICHSVYGSILAGIWRSMPPTEKRE, encoded by the exons ATGCCTCTcctccgccccgcgccgccggctcccgccgccgcggtaaccgtcccgcgccgccgcctccttacTTCCCACAGCCGCCTCAAGGCCCCCTCCACCCGGCCGCCCCTCGccagcctccgcctccgccccgccgccccgctccgcGGCATTCCGTCGAGGACCTGGtaccgcgcggccgccgccaatGCCGATGCGGCGCCCTCCCAGGGTCCAGGGGACGACACCGGCGCGCGGAGCGCGCTGGTTCTCCTCGGGGAGGCGCTGTCGCTGGGGTTCCCGGTGTGGGTGGCGTCGGCCTGCGCGATCGCGCTGTGGCGGCCGCCGGCCTTCCTCTGGGTCGGACCCACCGCGCAGATGCTTGGCATCTCCTTCACCATGCTCG GAATGGGGATGACATTGACGCTGGATGACCTCAAAACCGCATTATTGATGCCTAGGGAGTTGGCTGCTGGATTTATACTGCAATACACG GTGATGCCACTGTCAGGATTTTTTGTGAGCAAGCTGTTGAAATTGCCAGCTCATTATGCTGCTGGACTGATTTTAGTGTCATGTTGCCCTGGAG GCACGGCAAGCAACATTGTGACCTATTTAGCAAG GGCAAATGTTGCTCTTTCAGTGCTGATGACGGCAGCAAGCACTTTTGCTGCAGCG TTCATGACTCCTCTCCTGACATCCAAACTTGCTGGACAATACGTTGCAGTGGATCCAATGGGACTTTTTGTGTCCACATCTCAG GTCGTCCTCGCACCTGTCCTTTTGGGTGCTCTACTTAATCAGTACTGTAATGGTTTGGTTCAATTAGTGTCCCCCTTGATGCCCTTCGTTGCTGTAGCAACAGTAGCCGTTCTCTGTGGCAATGCTATTGCACAGAATGCTTCAGCTATCCTGTCATCTGGGGTCCAAGTAGTTTTATCTGTTGGTTGTCTGCATGGAAGTGGCTTTTTCTTCGGCTACGTTCTCTCCAGAATACTTGGCATTGATACCGCTTCGGCAAGAACAATCTCTATAGAGGTTGGCATGCAG AACTCTGTGCTAGGTGTTGTCCTTGCAACGAAGCATTTCGGCAATCCCCTCACCGCAGTTCCATGTGCCGTTTCgagcatctgccactcggtctaTGGCAGCATTTTAGCTGGGATCTGGAGGTCTATGCCCCCGACAGAAAAGCGGGAATGA